The Candidatus Hydrogenedentota bacterium genome includes the window GACGTGTTCGCGCTCCAGGAGGTCCGCCTCCATTTCGCTGAACGCGGGGACCACGATCTCGATGGCGGGGTTAAGCCTCTTGGCGAGTTCAGCGATCTTTGGCGCCTTCAGGGTGTCCGGCGTGGCAATCACCAGCATAGCCGCGCGCGCCACATGGGCCTGCGCGAGCACCATGGCGTCAGAAGCGTCGCCAACAACCGCGGGCACGTTGCGATCACGGAGCTTCTGGACTATCTCCCGGTCCCGGTCGATGATCACGAACGGCACCCCGCGCGGCTCGAGTTTGTCACAGATGCGCCGTCCGATGTGTCCAAACCCGATGACAACGACCTGTTTGGAGAGGAATTTCTCGTCGGTGGTCTGGGGCAACATCGCCAGGGGGTCGTCCATGGGTTCGCGCTGGCGAACCCTGGGCCGCGGCGAGAGAATCGCGTCGCCAGCCTCGCGCAGCGCCGCCGGGTCGCCGATCATGAGGAGGGTATCGTAGGGCTCGATACGCGTCTGTCCCCTGGGTACTACAAACTCCTCACCCCGGCCGATCAGGAGAATCAAGACGCCGGGGGGAATGTCGAGATCGGCGATGGTGCGCCCGGCGGCGGCCATGGTGGGGAGTACCTCGAGTTCGCGTGTTTCTCCTTGAACCTGGCCGCTGCGTTGAATCTCGAGCGAATATCGGGGAATGGGCGGCAACGGCTCGTCCACCTTAAGCCACCGGGCTACCGGCATCAGAAATGTGCCTTGGACGAGCACGGAGGTCAGCACGATGAAAAAGACGATGTTAAACACCATGGCGGATTGCGAGTAGCCCGCCATGAGGGGAAATGTGGCCAATACGATGGGGACCGCGCCGCGAAGGCCGGTCCACGCGGCCAACCCGCGTTCCCGCCAGGAGAAGTCGCTGCCCAGCAGCCCGATGGCCACGGCGGCGGGCCGCGCCACGGCCATCAGGAACAGAACGATTGGGACGGCCGTCAAGGCGATTTTCGGGAGCTGTGACGGAAAAACCAACAAGCCCAGAACGAGGAACAGGACGATCTGCATGAGCCAGGCAATGCCATCGTGAAACTTCACCACGTAGCGGTGGTAGTTGAATCTCGAGGCGTTCAGCATTATGCCGCAGAGATAGACGGCAAGGTAGCCGTTGCACGCGATGTATTGCGTCATGCCGAAAGTGAGCAAGACCACGCTGATGCTGAGCACGGGGTACAGGCCCTCGTAGCCCAGCCGTATCCGGTTGAACAGGAGAGCCGCCAGCTTGCCTGCCAGCAGTCCCAGGGCGATCCCGCCCAGCATGTTCCACACAAGGGCCGGGATGAGATACGCCCACCGAAAATCGGGCTCCATCAACATCCGCGTTATGCCCGCGGTGAGGAAGATGGCCATGGGATCATTGCTCCCTGACTCGAGTTCGAGCAGGGGTTTCAGGTTGCCCTTGAGACTTACCCCGCGCCGGCGCAGCACGGCAAACACGGCCGCGGCATCCGTCGAGGAGACGATGGCCCCAACGAGGAGACCGGTCAGAAGCTCGAAATCCAATACGAGCCAGGCGAACAAACCGACCAGACCCGCGGTTAAGACCACGCCGACAGTCGAGAGAAG containing:
- a CDS encoding potassium/proton antiporter, giving the protein MIDPALILLVIGFLVLASILASRVSDRAGVPTLIVFLCIGMLAGSDGPGGIQFTNTQAANLVGTIALAFILFSGGLDTNWRVIRPVIKRGILLSTVGVVLTAGLVGLFAWLVLDFELLTGLLVGAIVSSTDAAAVFAVLRRRGVSLKGNLKPLLELESGSNDPMAIFLTAGITRMLMEPDFRWAYLIPALVWNMLGGIALGLLAGKLAALLFNRIRLGYEGLYPVLSISVVLLTFGMTQYIACNGYLAVYLCGIMLNASRFNYHRYVVKFHDGIAWLMQIVLFLVLGLLVFPSQLPKIALTAVPIVLFLMAVARPAAVAIGLLGSDFSWRERGLAAWTGLRGAVPIVLATFPLMAGYSQSAMVFNIVFFIVLTSVLVQGTFLMPVARWLKVDEPLPPIPRYSLEIQRSGQVQGETRELEVLPTMAAAGRTIADLDIPPGVLILLIGRGEEFVVPRGQTRIEPYDTLLMIGDPAALREAGDAILSPRPRVRQREPMDDPLAMLPQTTDEKFLSKQVVVIGFGHIGRRICDKLEPRGVPFVIIDRDREIVQKLRDRNVPAVVGDASDAMVLAQAHVARAAMLVIATPDTLKAPKIAELAKRLNPAIEIVVPAFSEMEADLLEREHVGVVFLGEEEIANNIMQHILKRMRA